The Paenibacillus sp. YPG26 genome includes a window with the following:
- a CDS encoding ABC transporter ATP-binding protein gives MLALDIQGLNKKYDHFQLKDVSFQLEQGYIMGFIGANGAGKTTTIKSILNLIHVDSGEIHVLGKNMADHEVDLKQEIGSAFGDIHFYTRTKIKTLTNVIKTFYRNWDDETYYKYMRKFNLIEDKKIAELSTGMRVKYNLALALSHGAKLLILDEPTSGLDPVARDNLLDVFQELVEDGEISILFSTHITSDLEKCADYITYIHNGQIINSAEKEDFTDTYRLLNGTTEQLDLIKDQLISYKTNSFGFTGLIHTQDLDPSLDIKSAVPNLEEIMIYFSKKEDMYV, from the coding sequence ATGCTGGCATTAGATATACAAGGGTTGAACAAGAAATACGACCACTTTCAACTGAAGGACGTATCTTTTCAACTGGAACAGGGTTATATAATGGGATTCATCGGGGCTAATGGCGCCGGTAAAACAACGACCATCAAATCCATCCTGAATTTGATTCATGTGGATAGCGGCGAAATCCATGTGCTGGGCAAGAACATGGCCGATCATGAGGTCGATTTGAAGCAGGAAATTGGTTCTGCCTTCGGGGATATTCATTTCTATACCCGGACCAAAATCAAGACGCTCACAAATGTCATCAAAACCTTCTACCGTAATTGGGACGATGAGACCTATTATAAGTACATGAGGAAGTTCAACTTGATTGAGGACAAGAAAATAGCTGAATTATCGACCGGAATGAGGGTTAAATACAATCTGGCCCTGGCTTTGTCACACGGCGCCAAGCTTCTAATTCTGGATGAACCCACAAGCGGACTTGATCCGGTTGCCAGAGACAATCTGCTGGATGTTTTTCAGGAGCTGGTCGAGGACGGCGAGATTAGCATTCTTTTCTCCACCCATATCACCTCTGATCTGGAGAAGTGTGCCGATTACATTACCTATATCCATAACGGACAGATCATCAACAGTGCGGAGAAAGAGGATTTTACCGACACATATCGCTTATTGAATGGTACGACGGAACAGTTGGATCTGATCAAAGACCAGTTAATCTCCTATAAGACAAATTCTTTCGGCTTTACAGGCCTGATTCATACCCAAGACCTGGATCCGTCCCTGGATATTAAATCCGCTGTGCCAAATCTTGAGGAGATTATGATCTATTTCTCGAAGAAGGAGGATATGTATGTCTAA
- a CDS encoding ABC-2 transporter permease, whose protein sequence is MSNLLMKELKLGVNPFFYVLPFLTGALMLIPGWLYFLVILYFCFITIPNMFGGYKSQNDLMFTSMLPVTKKDMVKAKICFVVILELLHVVVAVIFGLISIQLYPNLTYLFFAPSLGFWGLCFVMLAIFNIIFIPMYYKTAYKYGAASIVSITAAIAFAGLAEWLGIDSPVIFDLFKGTGADNLALQLSILLIGIGIFAIFTIIAYHMAIKRFEKVEI, encoded by the coding sequence ATGTCTAACTTGCTAATGAAAGAACTTAAGCTGGGCGTTAACCCGTTTTTCTATGTGCTTCCTTTTCTTACGGGTGCATTAATGCTGATTCCCGGTTGGCTGTATTTCCTGGTTATTCTGTATTTTTGTTTTATTACGATTCCGAATATGTTCGGAGGGTACAAAAGCCAGAATGACCTAATGTTCACAAGCATGCTCCCTGTTACGAAGAAAGATATGGTTAAAGCCAAAATATGCTTTGTTGTCATTCTGGAGCTGCTTCATGTCGTTGTTGCCGTTATCTTCGGGCTGATAAGCATTCAGTTATATCCGAATTTGACCTACCTTTTCTTTGCACCCTCGTTAGGTTTCTGGGGACTCTGCTTCGTTATGCTGGCAATCTTCAACATCATCTTCATACCTATGTACTACAAGACGGCTTATAAATACGGCGCTGCCTCCATCGTGTCCATCACAGCCGCTATTGCTTTTGCCGGACTCGCCGAATGGCTTGGCATAGACAGCCCGGTCATATTCGATCTATTCAAAGGGACTGGCGCCGATAATCTGGCCCTCCAGCTCTCCATCTTGCTCATAGGGATTGGCATATTTGCGATATTTACCATTATCGCTTATCATATGGCAATCAAACGGTTTGAGAAAGTGGAAATCTAA
- a CDS encoding GntR family transcriptional regulator: MNIAISNTSDKPIYQQLFEQISAQILKGELEKGYSLPPIRQAASELRVSIITVKKAWEELERAALIYTVTGKGCFVAELSPEELLQKRNEMILKQMQIDTSYYKSFGLTIEEAVHLMKEVY, translated from the coding sequence ATGAACATAGCTATTTCGAACACATCAGACAAACCTATATACCAGCAGCTTTTTGAACAAATCAGCGCGCAAATTCTCAAGGGTGAACTAGAAAAGGGCTACAGCCTGCCACCAATCCGTCAGGCGGCTTCAGAGCTTCGTGTAAGTATCATTACCGTCAAAAAAGCATGGGAGGAGCTCGAACGGGCGGCGTTGATCTACACCGTTACCGGCAAAGGATGTTTTGTAGCCGAGCTCTCACCCGAAGAGCTGCTCCAAAAACGAAATGAAATGATCTTGAAGCAGATGCAGATTGACACTTCGTATTACAAATCTTTTGGCCTGACGATAGAAGAAGCTGTTCATCTTATGAAGGAAGTGTATTAA
- a CDS encoding alpha/beta hydrolase, with translation MKREAKRPICFTEYVPINGIRQFLYHRGTNTDNPVMLFLHGGPGSAESLFTRTFQKRWEELYTVVHWDQRGTGKTLTQNPDKLPTMELLMQDLSGVIQYLKKKYDKRKIVLLGHSWGSVLGTLFIRKHPEEAAYFIGVGPVISMLENERIGYNKVKEMIEQAGDHKSLAKLKSIGEYPGSRIVFNREFLEKCTKIRKLQGKYNLALKLGLGTWLTVFKSPIFQFSDITAFIKIFKANAKLHEFLGDFDLRKEKSEYQVPVYYILGGNDWQAPYVLAQQYYEEIKAPNKGIYLIPDAGHMTMMDQPDLFYTALYKIYEGER, from the coding sequence ATGAAGCGTGAAGCCAAGAGACCTATCTGTTTTACAGAGTATGTACCCATTAACGGAATCCGCCAATTTCTATACCATAGAGGAACAAATACTGATAATCCCGTGATGTTGTTCTTGCATGGTGGCCCCGGCTCAGCCGAGTCCCTGTTCACAAGGACTTTCCAGAAACGATGGGAAGAGCTCTACACGGTTGTTCATTGGGATCAGAGGGGAACAGGGAAGACATTGACACAGAATCCGGACAAGCTTCCAACCATGGAATTGTTGATGCAGGATTTATCCGGTGTGATCCAATATTTGAAGAAGAAATATGACAAGAGGAAGATTGTGCTCCTCGGGCATTCGTGGGGGAGTGTACTTGGAACCCTGTTCATTAGAAAGCATCCTGAGGAGGCGGCCTATTTCATTGGCGTTGGACCGGTTATCAGTATGTTGGAGAATGAACGGATAGGATACAACAAGGTGAAGGAAATGATAGAACAAGCCGGTGATCACAAGTCGCTTGCAAAGCTTAAGTCGATTGGCGAATATCCGGGTTCAAGAATTGTATTTAACCGTGAATTTCTAGAGAAGTGTACAAAGATCAGGAAGCTGCAAGGAAAATACAATTTAGCATTAAAGCTCGGACTTGGGACGTGGTTGACAGTCTTCAAAAGTCCTATCTTCCAGTTCTCGGATATTACGGCTTTTATAAAGATTTTCAAGGCCAACGCCAAGCTTCATGAGTTTCTAGGGGACTTCGATCTACGTAAGGAGAAGTCGGAATATCAAGTGCCTGTCTATTACATCTTGGGCGGGAACGACTGGCAGGCCCCTTATGTACTTGCCCAGCAATATTACGAAGAGATCAAGGCCCCTAATAAAGGGATCTACCTTATTCCTGATGCCGGACATATGACGATGATGGACCAGCCAGACCTGTTCTATACAGCCCTTTATAAGATATATGAAGGTGAGCGTTAA
- a CDS encoding MarR family transcriptional regulator produces the protein MDVYKELFLMQQAYATLFSLANKIQMRGDAYLERLTSRQYMAMLAITHLPKEETTINNIARKLGTTKQSVKQMITILEKNGYILITPSPKDKRAVNVTITEPGQHVMVEVAEKGIYFLTDLFAEFEAEELEQMWNLLKKMYRFDGEEQDGFEEEGRLESVQDLSDTQARVIKEFERRRKKATNEERDHEA, from the coding sequence ATGGATGTTTATAAAGAATTGTTTTTGATGCAGCAGGCATATGCGACGTTATTCTCGCTGGCCAACAAGATCCAAATGAGAGGTGACGCTTATCTGGAAAGATTGACTTCTAGACAATACATGGCAATGCTTGCCATAACACATTTACCGAAAGAGGAGACCACGATTAATAACATTGCTAGGAAGCTTGGAACTACCAAACAAAGCGTGAAGCAAATGATTACCATCCTTGAGAAGAACGGATATATTCTCATTACACCCAGCCCAAAGGATAAGCGTGCAGTCAATGTCACAATCACAGAGCCGGGACAGCATGTGATGGTAGAGGTGGCGGAGAAAGGTATCTATTTCTTGACAGACCTGTTTGCAGAGTTTGAGGCAGAGGAACTGGAACAAATGTGGAATCTGCTCAAAAAGATGTACCGCTTTGATGGTGAGGAACAAGACGGGTTTGAAGAAGAAGGCAGGCTTGAATCTGTTCAGGATCTAAGTGATACCCAGGCAAGGGTAATCAAGGAATTTGAGAGAAGGAGAAAGAAAGCGACAAATGAGGAGAGGGACCATGAAGCGTGA
- a CDS encoding SDR family oxidoreductase gives MNQTGHTVLITGGASGIGLALAEQFLRYDNKVIVVGRNDSKLAEARERNRNLTTIRCDLNSEHELNTLVRRLYEEYPNLSVLINNAGVQYNYSFLEGDSAQITGRIADEVGINLVAPLQLTAGLLPLLSSQEQSAIVNVSSGLGLVPKQSAPVYCATKAGLHLFTKALRYQLETTRTKVFEILPPLVDTDMTRGRGYGKITAEALAREFWASYLQDRLEVAIGKVKLLRLLNRIVPSRAEALLKNS, from the coding sequence TTGAATCAGACAGGACATACGGTCTTAATTACCGGCGGTGCGTCAGGGATTGGCTTGGCTTTGGCAGAGCAATTCCTTCGGTATGACAACAAGGTCATAGTGGTTGGCCGCAATGACAGCAAGCTTGCTGAAGCGAGAGAGCGTAATCGTAACCTTACAACCATCAGATGTGATCTTAACAGCGAGCACGAGTTGAACACACTGGTCAGGCGGCTGTATGAGGAATATCCGAACTTAAGTGTCCTGATTAATAATGCAGGTGTGCAGTATAATTATTCCTTCTTGGAAGGGGATTCCGCGCAGATCACAGGCAGGATTGCCGACGAAGTGGGCATTAATCTGGTCGCGCCTCTTCAACTAACCGCAGGGCTGCTGCCGCTTCTATCAAGTCAGGAACAATCCGCTATTGTGAATGTGTCGTCTGGGCTCGGACTGGTGCCGAAGCAATCGGCTCCTGTCTATTGTGCAACGAAGGCTGGACTGCACCTTTTTACCAAGGCACTTCGCTATCAATTGGAGACGACCCGTACCAAAGTATTTGAGATTCTACCGCCCCTTGTGGATACCGACATGACGAGAGGGCGTGGCTATGGGAAAATAACCGCTGAAGCGCTCGCAAGAGAGTTTTGGGCGTCCTATCTGCAGGACCGGCTGGAAGTGGCCATCGGCAAGGTGAAGCTATTGAGGCTGCTTAATCGAATTGTTCCATCAAGGGCAGAGGCATTATTGAAGAACAGCTGA
- a CDS encoding Crp/Fnr family transcriptional regulator, whose amino-acid sequence MSLLRDELNRIVQIPPEEWDYFAPMINLLTVPRDDHFIRAGDSANLVGFCTGGLFRLYYTTPEGAEFNKSFCVKSDFVTSYSALLQNETSHLSIQALVESELFTFKFEDFRTLYDRHPCWERVGRVLAEKLFVLKETRERELLLLSAEQRYLLFLERFDKLSGQIPLYHVASYLGITPVALSRIRRRLT is encoded by the coding sequence TTGAGCTTATTGAGGGATGAATTGAATCGAATTGTCCAAATTCCACCGGAAGAATGGGATTACTTCGCACCGATGATCAACCTGCTGACCGTACCTAGAGATGATCATTTTATCAGAGCTGGAGATTCGGCTAATCTGGTCGGCTTCTGCACGGGCGGATTGTTCCGGTTGTACTATACAACACCTGAGGGTGCGGAGTTCAATAAGAGTTTCTGTGTAAAAAGCGACTTTGTGACTTCCTACAGTGCGTTGTTGCAGAATGAAACTTCTCATTTGTCCATTCAGGCCTTGGTGGAAAGTGAGCTTTTCACCTTTAAGTTCGAGGATTTTCGCACCTTGTATGATCGGCACCCTTGCTGGGAGCGGGTGGGGAGAGTTCTTGCGGAGAAGCTGTTTGTACTCAAAGAAACACGCGAACGGGAGCTGCTGCTCCTATCCGCGGAACAGCGCTATTTATTGTTCCTTGAACGCTTTGACAAGCTGAGCGGCCAGATTCCTTTATACCATGTGGCTTCTTACCTGGGGATTACCCCTGTGGCATTAAGCCGAATTCGCCGAAGATTAACCTAG
- a CDS encoding class I SAM-dependent methyltransferase, giving the protein MGNTEIFEAMAHKYDTPERIEIATMAANAIREYFDNGKVKSGIDFGCGTGLVGLNLLDDLGHIVFLDTSANMLELVDHKLTASGIQNAETVCFDFEAGLSSDLHADYIFMAQVLLHIRDVEPVLSRLYEVLNPGGHLIIVDFDLNEQVASDIVHNGFDQSSLKSLMTKIGFTTAASKTIYTGSKIFMNQDASMFLLDAEK; this is encoded by the coding sequence GTGGGAAATACTGAAATTTTTGAAGCCATGGCACACAAATACGATACACCTGAAAGAATAGAAATTGCAACAATGGCGGCAAATGCCATTCGTGAGTATTTTGACAACGGGAAGGTTAAGAGTGGGATAGACTTCGGTTGTGGAACCGGACTTGTCGGGCTGAACCTGCTTGATGATCTTGGACATATTGTGTTTCTGGATACTTCAGCTAATATGCTCGAACTGGTCGATCACAAATTGACGGCTTCCGGCATCCAGAACGCGGAGACGGTATGTTTTGATTTTGAGGCGGGACTCAGCTCAGATCTGCACGCGGATTATATCTTTATGGCCCAGGTGTTGCTTCATATCAGAGATGTGGAGCCGGTGTTATCAAGATTATATGAAGTGTTGAATCCGGGAGGACATCTGATAATTGTGGATTTTGATCTTAATGAACAGGTTGCCTCGGACATCGTCCATAATGGTTTTGATCAGAGCAGTCTTAAGAGTCTTATGACCAAGATTGGATTCACAACAGCTGCATCCAAGACCATATATACGGGCAGCAAAATATTCATGAACCAGGATGCGTCCATGTTCTTGTTGGATGCTGAAAAGTAA